From Eremothecium sinecaudum strain ATCC 58844 chromosome III, complete sequence:
TAGCGCTGTTAGACAGAGTAGAAGGTTTTAGGAGTCGATATATATATCTGGGAGGGATAGTAATATATCATTGTGTTATAATTAGGGGTTTTAATTTATTATTACCGGGTTGATAATATTGGTTTAAGTTCATACGTGAATTTTTTTAGATATCAGCTGAAGACTTTTGGAAGCTACTTATACCGATTACCTATAATCAGAGAGGTTAAAGAGGAGTTAGAGTGGGGGAGAGATGGAAGAAACTACAGAATATGGCCTAAAGCGTAATGGGAGTAGTAATGGTGCACAGAAGAGGTCTGGTAGTGTGACTGAGGTGGAGAACCCAGCAAAACGTCCGAAAGCGCCTCAGTATAACTTTATCCGATATTGCTATCGACATAATCCCGATATACAGTCGTCACCTACCCACCAGCAGTGTAAAAGGCAGGAATTGGAGCGCCTGAAGGTCTGGGAATCGAAACTGGAAGGGCTAATTTCGGACGATGAGAAGCAAAGAGTAATGCAAATAGTCTCTGGTTTTGAGTCGGCGAATGATAAACTGCGGAAGCTTATTCTAGAAGGAATGCTTCTGCGGAGTTGTTTTCCACAACTGTCGTTTATTTCGTCCCAAATACAGAAGTTAATCAGGATAGACTTCGTGTCGGTTCTACCGGAGGAAATTGCAATAAaaattcttcaataccTGGACTGCCAGTCGCTGTGTGCGGCAACAGCTGTTTGTAGGCGCTGGAAGGAGCTCGCGGATCAAGATACTGTCTGGTACCATATGTGCGAGCAGCATATTGACCGTAAATGCCCTCGCTGTGGCTGGGGACTGCCATTATTGCATATGAAGAGAGCGAGGTACATCAAGCCTGCGCAGGAAGAAAACCAGAAGAGTGTAGTGCCTGCAGCCTCACGAATGCGGCCTTGGAAGGTTATCTACCGAGAACGGTTTAAGGTGGAAAGCAATTGGCGTAAGGGGATTTACAAGTTGCAGGAATTTAAGGGACATATGGATGGCGTTTTATCGCTTCAATTCACGCATTCACTACTATTCACCGGATCATACGACTCTACGGTTGCAATATGGGATCTAGTGAGTGGAAAACTCATTCGCAGACTGACAGGGCATACTGATGGGGTCAAAGCGTTGCGCTTCGAGGACCAGAAACTTATTACTGGCTCTTTGGATAAAACAATCCGTGTGTGGAACTACGTGACAGGCGCATGCGTATCCACATACCGTGGTCACCAAGACTCTGTGCTTTCTGTTGACTCCTATAAGAAGATTATTGTCTCAGGTTCTGCTGACAAAACTGTTAAGGTGTGGCACGTAGAGTCCAGAACGTGCTACACTCTTCGCGGACATACCGAATGGGTGAACTCAGTGAAGCTCCATCCCAAGAGTTTTACATGTTTTAGTTGTAGTGATGATACTACGATTCGTATGTGGGACATTAAGACAAACAACTGTATAAGGGTGTTCCGTGGTCATGTCGCCCAAGTCCAGAAAGTTCTCCCAATAACCTACGTAGGCGAAGATTTGGTCCAGGATACATTAGATTCCACTACAGTTCATGAGTTTTCTAATTACGAAGATCCCAGTGTCAACTGTAGCAATTGGGATAGCTCCCTTCCCTACCCAACTCATCTACTCAGCTGTTCACTTGACAATACGATAAAACTATGGGACGTTCGGAGTGGCAAATGCATCAGAACTCAGTTTGGCCACGTTGAGGGTATATGGGACATAGCTGCGGATAATTTTAGAATCGTTAGTGGATCTCATGACCGTAGCTGTAAAGTCTGGGACTTACAGTCCGGGAAGTGCATGCACACTTTTACGGGTAACCAAGCGCCCGTGGTATGCGTTGGAATTGGCGACAGTGAGTTTGTCTGCGGAGACGAGCTGGGTTCTGTCAAAATGTACAATTTTGGTAGCGGATTAGAATAGTCATCTCATATGTAATATATACACCAATATTTAGGATCATACCACTGGATGCATTAAGGGTGTACTACCCTTTTTCCCGGAGTTCTTTTGAAACATGACGATCTACAAGAAAAAAGTGCTTGATCGCGCCAACAAATCCTTTTAGACACATCGCCAATAGCAGTTGATCTCAAAATAAGGATCAAGCAGTTAGTGTACGATGACCTCAATGCCAACACACATTAATCAGACAAACATGAGTATTCTGTCATTGGCGGCTACACGAAATATGCCCTCCTCGCTTGATTTCTTACGAAAGCCGCAACGTATAGGTACTAAAACTAAAAAGGGGCAGTTAGATGCTCTACTCAAGAGGAATACTGATTGGAACCGGACACAAGTTCGTGCTGctaatgaagaagatgagaGGAGCTCCGAGAACCGTGGACTGGTATCCCTTCAAAGGAGTAAATCGCTACCTGCCTCTCCTCCAACTAGTGCTTTTCGCAGATCTCGCCCGGGTGTCCGTAGAAGCAAATCAGTACATTTTGGAGATAGTGACGTTGTATCTGTAAAGTACTTTGACGCCGATGAGAGTATCGCTGTTCCGTCAGGCTCCCAGCCACAGTTTTCGAGCTTTAACTTTACTGTTTCACCGGCTTCAAGTGCTACAGACCTTCATCTGCCTATATCGGTAAATTTCACCCACGTTGCGCTTACTAGCCTCCACTTGTTCCCACAGCAGGTAATTACAGGGAAAGTTACCGTCACAAACCTTCATTTCCAGAAATCTGTTTTAGTTCGGTACTCTACAGACCGTTGGAAACACCTATACGAGACACATGCTGTTTGGATTTCAAGTCCCGATCCTTTACATGACATATTCGAATTTGCAATCGATCTTCCGTCCTCACAGGATCCATTGATATTGCACCTGTGTATTAGGTACCAGGTTCGTGATGAGCATCTACAGTCGTTACAGACTCATTGGGATAATAATGATGGGGAGAATTACATAATCAAGTGCGGGTAACAAATATAATTCAAAGGACCTTGAGCGCCAAGACACGTATGGTTCTTTATCGTTATGCCACTAAGTAGGGCAGCTCATGGGCGGTATGATACCTTATTAGAAACTAGTTATATGGCACTGATTCTTGGCAGTTGGAGTTAAGTCACTTTAGGGAATATGGGGCTTCGTTATTTGTGTTAAGATTAAGTGTATAACATATTCATATAAAACAACAGTGTACTTAAAGCTTCTTAACTTTACAATAGGCCTCTGGCCGTGCTATTATTGGAACTTATCAACGGTTAGTTAATCAGCTGGTAAGGATCTACTTCTTGCTTTTCATCAAATACAGTTTAGTTGTTAGCGTTATCATTTTAATATCTATACACTAGCGTGACAAATCTATGATTTCGGCGGCTAAGTCCAGACGTTTTTAAAAAGCTCGTTGTCTTCAAGAGAAACGGTCGAATTATGAGGATTGAACGAAGGCGGCGCCGATATTGGGACAGATGCCGGGGGCGGGGAAAGCGACTGCGACGTTTTTGGCTTGGAATACAGAGAAAGGATTGACTTTTTCAAGTCAGGTCTGGAGTTGTTCGCAGGgagctgctgctgttgctgctgctgctgagcTCTACTACTCACCGGCGATATATTCCGCATCATAGACGTACTCACCGGACTGCGGCTGGTCTTACTATCAGGAGTGCTACTCGCACTTGAAGTCACGTGCCGCCCATCTTTACCTTCGATTTCCTTAGGAGACTTCTCCATATCCAACAATGAGGGAGATGTGCTTGCTACAGCTGGCTTCCCATACCATTTCCTTAGCTCGTACTTGGTTTTGATGAACTGGCCGACCTTGCTCTGATCTGGCATGTATGTACCGCCGCCCAGTGCGGATTCAAACACGGCATTCGCATTGCGATTATTACCAAAGTAAACAAGTTGTCTCAGATGCTCCTCCTTCCAAGTGTCAAGGTCCACAGATTTCACCTTACTGATATGAGTACCAAGAGACCTGTGAAAGCCGGCGCACTTAATGCACACGAACACACCCAACGACCACGAAGACCACCTCGGATGAGATAATGCCTTGCAATCGGCGCACTTCTGGTTATCGGGATCACGTAGAAGTTGCTCAAGGGCTTTCTTGACCTCTACGCTTGTCATCTCAGTCTATAGAAACAGTGCTCAATATATGCCGTTTGTCGGGTAAGTGAAGAAGGGGCTCTCGTCGGCACGTGTAATTTGTATGTTGTGCCATTCATTGGTCACGTGAATATCACGTGCGACGGAGCTAGCTTCCAGAATTTGCGGACTCTAATACGGGACTTGATAACAGGTTGTTTCGCCAGTCATACAACAAGATACAGAATTTTGCATGGTTCGTCGGTGTAGCACGCAAACTTAAACTAACCTAATTTCGTCATCTAGATGTGCATTAATTGATGATACTCCCGAAGAAATTTACTACCGCAGAGGTAGCGAGGCATACTACACCTGAAGACTGTTGGTTTATTATACATGGCAAGGTCTATGATATCACAAAATTACTATCAACACATCCAGGTGGTGCGAACATTCTTTTAAAATACGCTGGCCGTGATGCAACCCTACCGTTTGACGATGTAGGCCATTCAATGGAGTCGTTAATATACGATATAGCACCCGGTTCCTGTCTGGGAGATGTCCAGGATGAGAAATCAATGGATAATACAGTATTCGAAGAGAATAAAGAATACATAGAAGAAACTTGGGATGCGGATTGCGTACCCGTTCCGGCAGGAAAAACTGACACTAGACGCAAGCAGTCGGGCAGGTCGTTTTGGAAAGACTATTGGATGGAAAGAGAAGACAGTTGGGCAGCTGTTAGGTCAGTAGGGGTACATACCGAAAAGGAAGACTATTTTTTCAGGCGAAAGCTTGAAAATATGCTATTAATGACTATAATCGCATTTTGTTGTCTTCTACTTATCACATTTCGATGCTACAGTCCTCGCCGACATCTCCACCAGCTTTTCCATGATGGATCGACTACAATTTCGACCTCTGATCTTACATCCTCAGAGATCCCTGCATGGTTAGGCGTCATCTAGAAATAACCCActatttcttttttctCGTCTTCCTTATTTCTTTCTCCGGTACTTTTGTTCCGACGAGACAGCACTCTTCAAAGGACTTTTTTCTGCGCAATTAGTACTATACGAAAATGACTTGCCGGATATCGTTTATATCCATGTCATTTGGTCTTTCTATGCTCAATCTGGGAGGTGGCCGAAGCTCTCCCAACATGTTTTATATGAGATTACATAATGTATACCATAATGCACTTCAACGGTTATAATTGAACTAAATAAAAACATCCCCGGATCTTCGTTTTTAATAGTGGGGAGACTCCTGTGCTTGTAGGCTAGTCACTCCATGCAGTCAACCGAGGCAATGGGCTGGCCTGTAACAATTGCGCTTATTTCATCCAAACTGGGGCGCCGTTGTAACGGATATAaaaatcacgtgatataGCTAAGTCTGTGGTTTCGAATTTTATGTTGCTATTTTTCACTCGTAGGCTCATCGCTGCCTATGACTAAATGTTGCAAGATTGATGAAGGTATAGGACGCTTGTGGCCCATCTAATTTCTTTTAAGTGAGTTTTAGCGTGATCGCCTAGAACTAAGGTTAATAAATTCCACGAAGAAAGCGTACAATCGCCACATGGTGCATCTAGATAATATGTTAGGCTTAGATCAAAAATCCAACTGGATTGTGCAAAAGTTTGGCGGTACCAGTATTGGTAAATTTGCTGAGAACATTGTTAGAGATATTATCAAGGTTAATTCTGCCGACAAGATAAACAAGGTTGCGGTGGTGTGTTCTGCCCGTTCGTCTTATACTAAGTCGGAAGGAACTACTTCGAGGTTGCTCGAAGCATGCAATTTGGCGTCTAACAATGACCAGTCGTTCCAAAATGTTTTGCAATTGGTCCGAGATGATCACATCAAGAATGCTGAGATATATATTCAGGATGAGGAGTTGCGTTTGCAGTTGATTGAAGACACTAACTCTGAAATGGACTTGGTGGAGCGTTATTTGCAAGCATCACAAATTCTCGGTGAAGTTTCGAAGCGTACCATGGACCTCATTATGTGTGTTGGAGAAAAACTGTCGTGTTTATTCATTACTGCGCTTTGTAAGGCCTACGATGTGGATGCGGAATACGTCGACTTTTCATCCGTTATTCCACAGGATCTAACTGAAGATAACGACCTGGATAATGCGTTTTATGCGTCATTAGCGGTTAGTTTCAAGCAGACACTAGCTCCAATTGTTAGAGCTAATATGGAAGGTAGGCATATTGTTCCTGTCATCACTGGGTTTTTCGGTCTTCTTCCAATGGGTCTGCTGAACAGTGTCGGGCGTGGATACACTGATTTATGTGCTGCATTGGTTGCTGTTGCATTGAATGCAGACGAGCTGCAAGTTTGGAAGGAAGTTGACGGTATATTTACAGCAGACCCTCGGAAGGTCTCTGAGGCTAGGCTGCTGGATACTGTTACACCTGAAGAAGCAGCAGAATTAACCTACTACGGTTCGGAGGTTATCCATCCATTTACAATGGAACAGGTTATAAGGGCAAAGATTCCAATCCGTATAAAAAACGTCCAAAATCCAACCGGTCAAGGTACTGTGATTTATTCTGATACCATTGCAAGAAAGGGTGAGGCCACACCACCTCATCCTCCTGTTAATATTCCTTCATCTTACTTTGAACATAAAAGACGTGGTGCCACTGCCATTACTGCAAAGAACGACATCGTTGTTGTTAATATCCACTCCAACAAGAAAACGCTGTCGCATGGCTTCTTGGCACAAATATTTTCCACTTTGGACAAATATAAACTCATTGTTGATTTGATTTCCACAAGTGAAGTTCATGTTTCCATGGCATTGCCAGTGCCAGACATGGACTCTCACAGGAATTTAATGGAAGCTGTTCAAGTGCTAAAGAAATTTGGTTCAATTGAAATTATAAAGAAAATGGCCATTGTCTCTTTGGTTGGTAAACAAATGAAGCAGTTCATCGGTATTGCCGGAGCCATGTTTACTACTTTGGCAGAGCAGAAAATCAATATTGAAATGATCTCCCAAGGTGCGAACGAAATCAACATTTCATGTGTTATAGATGAGGCTAACAGTGTACGCGCTTTGAGAGCTATACATGCTAAATTGCTAGAACCCGTAGATCCACCTTCTGCTTCTTTAAACATGTCAGCTTTTAATGATAAGCTTCAACAGGTTAAGCTATTGGACTCGGCCTAGTGTACTCTATAGTGTGTTTAAAAATCCTACTTTTTGAGTTCCAAATTAACCGCATTGCAGTACTAAATCAAATGCAAACAACTAATACTAATTCTAAAATATACGTAAAAGTTTTTTTAGTTTCGACAAAAGCAAGCATTTAGAAAACAAACACCTGGTCACCCATCTTCGAAATGGGTTTTGCCTTCTGGTAACCCAACGCAACTGCGTTTCTCTTAACGGATGAGACCATTGGAGGAGGACCACACACCAATATCTGAGTAGATGCCTCAGGTGCGGGCAATGTCTTGGCAATGAGCTCCTTAGTTACGTAGCCAACTTCCCCATCCCAATACTCGCCTTCGGCAAGCTTATCTACTAGGTATACTATCTTAAATTGTTCAGGATTGGCAGCAACAATGTCATCGAGTTCCTTCTTCAAAAGAACATCTTCCTTGGACTGACTACCGTAAAGCAAGGTAACTTTAGTCTTATCCTTAGGGTTAGTGGAAATAGCCTTGATTATTTGATACATTGGCGAAATACCAGTACCACCAGCAATCATTCCGATATGCTTATACAGGTTTTCTTCGTACTTGTAGAAGCCTTTAGGGCCCTTAACCTTAATGAAATCACCGATATTTAGCTCTGCGACCATCTTAGAGATATTACCCTCTGGATAAGACTTTATCAATATATCGAAGTGCCCAACAGCATCGCTATCAAGAGAAGTTGGGGTGTATGACCTCACGATCTCTTTACCATTAATACTACCACTGATGGAAATATGTTGACCAATTGGAAGACCAAGTACAGCATTTTCCTTGGGTAAACCAAACCTATAGATAGCAGTATTATGCGTCAACTGGGTCTTTGTTATCAATTTGAATTCTTGCCATTCATTATTCAACGTCTTAACAGCAGTTGACTTATTAGAGCCACTATTCTTGAAAATGAAGAGGTAAGACACCAATAAAACAGCCAAAAGCGCTAGGATATATGAGGATTCCATTGCAGAACTAAAAGCGACAATACTCTGGAGCTATTATGCGGAGCAGTGTCCCAGATGAACAAACGGTAAAATGTGATGGATTGATGCAGTGTTAAATTTTAGTATTGGTCTTTAAATTCGCTGCTTTCGTTCATAACTATTTGACGAATTCACTACGAAAGTACAATAATGCAACATGCAGCCCATAGAAAGGATAAATGTCAATTGCTCTTCTTGGTGGCTGCAGTCGCCTTATTGTCCACTATATCATTtagtttttttatcataGTCCATTTTGTTTTGTAGTCTGTCGGCTTATATTTGACCTTTGGGTCGCGAAGATATCGGATTAACGACTGAACATGGTCTATTCCCGTCTTTTCAACCCTTGACTCGTCCTTTAGAAGCCATTCACAGGTCCTACCCATTACTATTTCAAACTTGGGAAATGTGAATTTCTTGGGGACATGAGTTTCCTGCTCTATCTTTACTATCTTAATGTGCGTGGTTAAATCGCGCAGGCTTAGATAGTTACCGCCGACTATGAAAGAATCCTCTGGAGTATATACAGCATGGATATATCCTGCCGGTATCATGAATAAATCGCCAGCAGTGAGTTCGTATGCCACTCCTTTATCAAGTCTATCTCCAAGGAATATTAGCGATTGGTTATCATCATCACACCAGCGCTTATATTCTGCCAAATTGCTGTCCGTCGGAGGGAACAATATAAACTTCTTGGACCCCTTCAGTATGTTATAGTAGACACTAGTGCCCGAAAAGTCAAGGTGAAAGTCAGTATAGGCATTTGCAACTGACATTAAGATGTATTTCTTGACTTTGGGCGGGTCACCGACGTTCTCGTCATATGTCTCAGGCCACACCAGGTCTGCCAGATCGTTCACATCTACTACAGTCGGCCTTTGAATACCCTTACCTAGTTCAGGAATTCCACTTACTTCAAAAGAAATCACATTCCTGATTCTATCTCTATCTTTTGCTGGTGTATTCGTATAGTAGTCGTTCCACTGTTTCATGGTCCAACGCTCGTTCTGTTGGCTTTGCACATCCATAACATCTACCACATGATCTTCGCCGACAATCTTGGTCAAAATCGCAACATCTAGGGGTGGCACCTTCATCCCAGAATGAGCAGGATCATTGACCTTCAAAGGGGTTGTAACAGAAGGGAATAGCTTTAGGAGCTGTTCGCTACTTATTGTTTCATCAACACTCCTCCATTTCTCAAAGCACCTCAGAAACGGGTCAATATGCGGGTGTTTCGACCTTAATCGCACGTCTTGGCCCTCATTTAGTGTAATGTAATCAATCTGGCCCTTCGCTCTTAAACTATACCGCTGCGGTTTCTTCCCCTCGTTAACTAGTGGCATCTTACGCCGTTTCTTAGACTTTACAGTCAGTATAGGATCGCCACCATGCTTAGTGCAAATGAATTGTACTACTTCGGAGGATTTTATAGGATAATCTTCGCTTGTAGTGAACTGAATGGGAATACATCGCACATGTACCCATTGAGGGCACTTGCCGCATTGCACCCAAAGCTCATGTGCTTCTGACCCATTGCAATAAGAGCATTGGTCTTCAGACATTATAGCAATAATCTAAAACTTGCAATATCGGCTTCTTTTATATAATCTCGTGAACTCCAGGGTTTTTTATTAGATCATTATTAAACTTGAAGGCTTAAAACGTTAATTATAAACTACTAAAGAGCAAACcataaaatataaaaaacTCGATAATAAAGGCTGAATAGAATACTATTGGTACTCTTAACTACGTTAGATCATTAGAACTTGGTTTTAGCAGGTATAACTGTCCTATAACCATTGAACCCATACATCTCATGAACTTAATTGTACCTTAAAGTAAAAATAATCAATAAACGGGATCTTTAGTACCATTAAAAGTATTAGGAAATTCAGGTTCAAGCATTTACGTTAGTGATTCAAGTCCAGGCAGCGCTGGTTTTAGATGAGCAGAAATAGGAAGCTTGGTCTAACACCAATGAATACGCTGTCTACCCAAACAGACCCAACAAAAGCGCCTACAAGACATACAGGCGATCGATACCAGCTGGAGAGGCAAAAAAACATTAGTAGCAGTGAACCAGCTGTTTTAGATATCTCAGAATTTCCAGGTTATGTTCCTCCGTCAAAAAGACTTAAGTCCTCCCAGACTTCTAAGTTTACGACGCTTAGTGCTTCAGAATCACATATAGGAAGTGGTATGTTGCTTCCGCGCGTAGAAGAAACGGATATATTGGAAGGCTATATTGAGGTCATAGATGAAAGTGGTGAATTTCAGCTGGTAGATGAGGCCATTGTAGAAGTAGTAAGCGACAATGAGCTGAGTGTGTACCGTGGTAGGAAGGAAAATATGAAAGAGGAAGAGCGATTCCTGGATTTAAATATAGCAAGAGATGTACATGTATTCTACTTTGACATGCACACCACATGTATGGGTATTCAATTACACAATACGGTTTCAATAAACTGTAGGGGGAGATCTATTCCGGTATTAATGATACTTTGGGGGAGCAAAGAAGATAAGTCGGATGCGAAGTTAATTGATATTTCGAAGAATGTGATGAAAACAGGTATACATGTGAACGATATGAGTTCTAAGGATGAGATTATGGATGCCATGAAAATGTCCTATAAGTCAACATCCTCGATAACTAAGCACAAAAGAATAAACCTTTTGGAAAAAGCGCTGACATCTCTCAATAGTACGAGTACATTAAAGAAGAGATATGGTAAATCGGGCCAAGTAATAAACCTACCGGCGCGATCTGTTCCTATTGAATCTTCTGATAGTGATAGCTCTCCTGGTAGAAATAAAATCTCGTCGAAAACATTTTACGGGACTGATAAATCATCTCCGTCCAAACGGGTCCTGTCGGACTATTCTTATTCAAATCTAAGAAAGTCTACGAGGGTGTTGGTACCGGGGCCAAAAAGAGCATATACATTAGATGATACAGATGAAGAACTGGAAACTCCCAAAGCATTTAAACCCGCATTGCATTACGTTTTTTGTGACGGTTCAAAGTATTCAGTTAATAATCAAGACTTCAAATGTCTTTATAACCATGATTGGATTAACGACACCATTTTGGATTTTTTTCTGAAATACTACATGGAAGAATCGATTCTTGCAAGAAGGTTCTCCGAAGATGATATATGTGTTTTGTCATCTTTCTTTTACACGAAGCTTGTAAGCAACTTGGAAAGTTGCTATGAAAACGTAAAAAAATGGGTTGCGAACTCAAACCTTATGGAGGCTAGATATGTGATTATACCTATTAATGTTAATTTCCACTGGTTTGGATGTATTATTACTAATTTACGGGAAGTCCTGAGGTTGTTCAGGGAGGGGCAACTTAACAACTGGGAAGCGGAAACTGGTAAAGACTGGACTTTAAATGAAGAGAAGAAAAGTTCCTACCCTACGATATACATTTTGGTCTATGATTCTCTGCGACAAACGCATTCCCGCGAAGTTGATCCTATTAAGGTTTTCTTGATAGATTACGTTAAAGATAAATATGGATTTGAGATACCACGGGCTCTGATAAGGATGAAGATGTGTACAGTTCCTCAACAACCTAATATGAGTGATTGCGGCGTCCATGTAATTTTAAATACTAGGAAATTCCTAGAAGACCCTAAAAAAACCATACAATATTGGTTTCTAAAACCTAACCATGCAATTGTGAGGGAGATAAATCTTTATTttgagaagaagaaacGTAAAACTGCGAGAAAAGACCTTCGGGATGTCCTTTGGAAGTTACAGAAACAGCAAATTGATATCCAAGGGAATGTTGATGAACCCGAGTCATATTCAGGTGACGAGGGAAACCATAGCGACATTGAGATTATTGAGAAATCTGATATGGCTCCTAAAGAAAATAACAGACAATCCTCTC
This genomic window contains:
- the JHD1 gene encoding [Histone H3]-lysine-36 demethylase (Syntenic homolog of Ashbya gossypii ADL088W; Syntenic homolog of Saccharomyces cerevisiae YER051W (JHD1)) produces the protein MSEDQCSYCNGSEAHELWVQCGKCPQWVHVRCIPIQFTTSEDYPIKSSEVVQFICTKHGGDPILTVKSKKRRKMPLVNEGKKPQRYSLRAKGQIDYITLNEGQDVRLRSKHPHIDPFLRCFEKWRSVDETISSEQLLKLFPSVTTPLKVNDPAHSGMKVPPLDVAILTKIVGEDHVVDVMDVQSQQNERWTMKQWNDYYTNTPAKDRDRIRNVISFEVSGIPELGKGIQRPTVVDVNDLADLVWPETYDENVGDPPKVKKYILMSVANAYTDFHLDFSGTSVYYNILKGSKKFILFPPTDSNLAEYKRWCDDDNQSLIFLGDRLDKGVAYELTAGDLFMIPAGYIHAVYTPEDSFIVGGNYLSLRDLTTHIKIVKIEQETHVPKKFTFPKFEIVMGRTCEWLLKDESRVEKTGIDHVQSLIRYLRDPKVKYKPTDYKTKWTMIKKLNDIVDNKATAATKKSN
- the ULP2 gene encoding SUMO protease ULP2 (Syntenic homolog of Ashbya gossypii ADL089C; Syntenic homolog of Saccharomyces cerevisiae YIL031W (ULP2)); the encoded protein is MSRNRKLGLTPMNTLSTQTDPTKAPTRHTGDRYQLERQKNISSSEPAVLDISEFPGYVPPSKRLKSSQTSKFTTLSASESHIGSGMLLPRVEETDILEGYIEVIDESGEFQLVDEAIVEVVSDNELSVYRGRKENMKEEERFLDLNIARDVHVFYFDMHTTCMGIQLHNTVSINCRGRSIPVLMILWGSKEDKSDAKLIDISKNVMKTGIHVNDMSSKDEIMDAMKMSYKSTSSITKHKRINLLEKALTSLNSTSTLKKRYGKSGQVINLPARSVPIESSDSDSSPGRNKISSKTFYGTDKSSPSKRVLSDYSYSNLRKSTRVLVPGPKRAYTLDDTDEELETPKAFKPALHYVFCDGSKYSVNNQDFKCLYNHDWINDTILDFFLKYYMEESILARRFSEDDICVLSSFFYTKLVSNLESCYENVKKWVANSNLMEARYVIIPINVNFHWFGCIITNLREVLRLFREGQLNNWEAETGKDWTLNEEKKSSYPTIYILVYDSLRQTHSREVDPIKVFLIDYVKDKYGFEIPRALIRMKMCTVPQQPNMSDCGVHVILNTRKFLEDPKKTIQYWFLKPNHAIVREINLYFEKKKRKTARKDLRDVLWKLQKQQIDIQGNVDEPESYSGDEGNHSDIEIIEKSDMAPKENNRQSSPQNEISHEANASNGHALLPTTNVDQSPTLHASGEGKHFLTGSVDASPDATIHTKALDNNHIVASIAQNKGKNERRRCLLSSPEREPLDSKESGKDPVIFKVGNTPNDHASASMHTESPSKTNSIYPIRINSIGISENNGSTSTITHQRELGNLSGSPATKSTKLSYAGLNSGSKTPQWQTRRYTDNSSPGTKHLELGQNSNEDLVLLGNRVDSARFQKYEVENKSAQVSVQVSPHIYHAANHRHSSSAGVKTPSSVDRNEPHEIRSEDTDDYNGPDSILNETVHETSPYRLRGSVRSRKAAKEANPELIEVEDLTTDNYILTPAKRTT